A stretch of Drosophila willistoni isolate 14030-0811.24 unplaced genomic scaffold, UCI_dwil_1.1 Seg502, whole genome shotgun sequence DNA encodes these proteins:
- the LOC124461494 gene encoding signal transducer and activator of transcription C-like: protein MTQIKNYRRHHQHVFEVDAGLRQSAPESTENKRYLQQYQEELRQQYLQEEEKRQQQIEQHRQQQNEQMQRQRRQYQDRELDLLEQMQQRPNNPLQQQIPEWARQDDQNSYNPYNTRQLYSCLIPVEDEIRENRQRLQWQQQLFDDYEQQPPTDYIVANSHMNQRPSRRITGSAVKRSVVSGSANIANVSIRNVSIRNVSNGNAVKCRSVERHERERLHWERRREQERREQERRELECRELECREQEL, encoded by the exons ATGACGCAAATAAAGAATTATAGAAGACATCATCAACATGTATTCGAAGTGGATGCGGGATTGCGTCAATCGGCACCGGAATCGACCGAGAATAAGCGATATTTGCAACAATATCAAGAGGAACTGCGACAGCAGTACCTccaggaggaggagaagcGACAACAGCAAATTGAGCAACATCGCCAGCAGCAAAATGAGCAAATGCAACGACAACGCCGTCAATATCAAGACCGAGAGCTGGATCTACTGGAACAGATGCAACAGCGACCAAACAATCCACTGCAGCAACAGATTCCCGAATGGGCCAGACAGGATGATCAGAATTCGTATAATCCATATAATACACGTCAATTGTACAGTTGCCTCATCCCAGTGGAGGATGAAATTCGTGAAAATCGACAGCGTCTGCAGTGGCAGCAACAGCTTTTCGATGACTATGAGCAGCAACCACCGACTGATTATATTGTTGCCAATTCACATATGAATCAGCGTCCCAGCAGGAGAATCACCGGGAGCGCCGTCAagaggagcgtcgtgagcgGGAGCGCCAACATCGCGAACGTCTCCATCAGAAACGTATCCATCAGGAACGTCTCCAATGGGAACGCCGTCAAAtgcaggagcgtc gagcgtcatGAGCGGGAACGTCTCCATTGGGAACgccgtcgtgagcaggagcgtcgtgagcaggagcgccgTGAGCTGGAATGTCGTGAGCTGGAatgtcgtgagcaggagctc